The Salvelinus fontinalis isolate EN_2023a chromosome 31, ASM2944872v1, whole genome shotgun sequence genome has a window encoding:
- the LOC129829495 gene encoding matrix metalloproteinase-9-like, giving the protein MRRVLALFVLGMCMLSGWCVPLKKSVSVTFPGDVLKNVTDMELADSYLKRFGYMEVQHRSGFQSMVSNSKALMRMQRQMGLEETGTLDKSTVAAMKAPRCGVPDVRSYQTFEGDLKWDHHDITYRILNYSPDMGASLIDDAFARAFKVWSDVTPLTFTRLFDGTADIMVSFGKADHGDGYPFDGKDGLLAHAFPPGEGIQGDAHFDDDENWTLGKGAVVKTSYGNAEGALCHFPFLFEGKQYSTCTTEGRSDNLPWCATTADFSRDKKFGFCPSELLYTFDGNSNGKACVFPFVFLGETYEGCTTEGRSDGYRWCSTTDNFDKDKKYGFCPNRDTAVIGGNSEGEPCHFPFVFLGNKFDSCTSEGRDDGRLWCATTGNFDTDTKWGFCQDRGYSLFLVAAHEFGHALGLDHSNIRDALMYPMYGYVKDFSLHEDDVEGIHYLYGSKTGPGPIPTIPSPGPKPKPDTPTTKSTTTTTTRPVDPSQSPCQINIFDTITEIDGDLHFFKDGQYWRLSSKTDGGLKGPFSMSERWPAVPAVVDTAFEDLATKKIYFFSGTRFWVYTGQSLLGPRSIDKLGLSSTVEKVEGALQRGKGKVLLFNGENYWRLDVEDQQIDKGYPHSTDLVFGGVPLDSHDVFQFKGNSYFCRDHFYWRMNSKRQVDRVGYVKYDLLNCSDS; this is encoded by the exons ATGAGAAGAGTTCTGGCTTTGTTTGTGTTGGGGATGTGTATGCTGAGTGGATGGTGCGTTCCCCTGAAGAAGTCAGTGTCTGTCACTTTCCCTGGAGATGTCCTCAAGAACGTGACGGATATGGAGCTGGCAGAC AGCTACCTGAAGAGGTTTGGCTATATGGAAGTTCAGCACCGCAGCGGTTTCCAGTCCATGGTGTCCAACTCCAAGGCTCTGATGAGAATGCAGAGGCAGATGGGTTTGGAGGAGACAGGGACGCTGGACAAGTCTACGGTAGCAGCCATGAAGGCCCCTCGCTGCGGGGTCCCTGATGTACGCTCCTACCAGACCTTCGAGGGGGACCTGAAATGGGATCATCACGACATTACGTACAG GATCCTGAACTACTCTCCAGACATGGGAGCCTCTCTGATAGACGATGCCTTCGCCAGAGCCTTCAAGGTGTGGAGTGACGTCACCCCTCTCACCTTCACGCGACTCTTCGACGGCACCGCCGACATCATGGTGTCATTTGGAAAAGCAG ATCATGGAGACGGCTACCCCTTCGATGGTAAGGACGGCCTTCTGGCCCACGCCTTCCCCCCTGGTGAGGGCATACAGGGAGACGCCCACTTTGACGACGACGAAAACTGGACCCTCGGCAAAGGAGCAG TTGTGAAGACAAGCTATGGCAACGCAGAGGGTGCTCTGTGCCACTTCCCTTTCTTATTCGAGGGCAAGCAGTATTCCACCTGCACCACAGAGGGGCGCTCTGACAACCTGCCCTGGTGTGCCACCACAGCCGACTTCAGCAGAGACAAGAAATTTGGCTTCTGTCCAAGTGAAC ttctgtaCACATTCGACGGAAACAGCAACGGCAAAGCATGTGTGTTCCCCTTTGTGTTTCTCGGGGAGACATATGAAGGTTGCACGACAGAAGGTCGCAGTGATGGATACCGCTGGTGTTCCACCACAGACAACTTTGACAAGGATAAGAAATATGGCTTCTGTCCCAACAGAG ATACGGCTGTGATTGGTGGAAACTCTGAGGGAGAGCCGTGTCACTTCCCCTTCGTCTTCCTGGGTAATAAGTTTGACTCATGCACCAGCGAGGGACGGGACGACGGCAGGTTGTGGTGCGCTACCACCGGCAACTTTGACACAGACACGAAATGGGGCTTCTGCCAAGATAGGG gctaCAGTCTGTTCCTGGTTGCGGCCCACGAGTTTGGTCATGCCCTGGGTCTGGACCACTCCAACATCAGAGACGCCCTCATGTATCCCATGTACGGCTACGTTAAAGACTTCTCCCTGCATGAAGATGATGTTGAAGGCATTCACTATCTCTATG GATCCAAGACAGGCCCTGGCCCCATCCCCACTATTCCTTCACCTGGCCCTAAGCCCAAGCCTGACACCCCTACCACTaagtccactaccactaccaccacacgcCCCGTGGACCCATCCCAGAGCCCCTGCCAGATTAACATATTCGACACCATCACAGAAATTGATGGAGACCTGCACTTCTTCAAGGATGG GCAATATTGGAGGTTGTCGAGCAAGACTGATGGTGGACTGAAGGGTCCGTTCTCCATGTCTGAGAGGTGGCCAGCTGTGCCAGCCGTCGTTGACACGGCCTTCGAGGACCTTGCGACCAAGAAAATCTACTTCTTCTCAG GCACCAGGTTCTGGGTGTATACAGGACAGAGTCTCCTGGGACCCCGCAGCATTGACAAACTGGGTCTGTCCTCCACTGTAGAGAAGGTGGAGGGAGCACTGCAGAGAGGGAAAGGCAAGGTGCTCCTCTTCAATGGAGAGAACTACTGGAG GCTGGATGTGGAGGACCAGCAAATCGACAAGGGATATCCTCACTCCACAGACCTGGTCTTTGGAGGAGTCCCCCTTGATTCCCATGATGTGTTCCAATTCAAGG GCAACTCCTACTTCTGCCGGGATCATTTCTACTGGCGAATGAACTCCAAGAGACAGGTGGACCGTGTGGGATATGTGAAGTACGATCTCCTGAACTGTAGTGACTCCTAA